One window from the genome of Streptomyces sp. NBC_00287 encodes:
- a CDS encoding SCO2583/SCO2584 N-terminal domain-containing protein yields the protein MSEQGDGEREFDIKWADAAAHKEPSARARMLAARWKENPPGPVPFRGDPDPVRHSRRRSWISTAVVLGSVALIIVLLGYSGFRAGY from the coding sequence ATGTCCGAACAGGGCGACGGCGAGCGGGAGTTCGACATCAAGTGGGCGGACGCCGCCGCGCACAAGGAGCCTTCCGCGCGGGCGCGGATGCTGGCGGCGCGGTGGAAGGAGAATCCGCCCGGGCCCGTGCCGTTCCGTGGTGATCCGGATCCGGTGCGTCACAGTCGGCGACGGTCCTGGATATCCACCGCCGTGGTGCTGGGGAGTGTCGCGCTGATCATCGTGCTGCTCGGGTACAGCGGCTTCCGGGCGGGTTATTAA
- a CDS encoding substrate-binding domain-containing protein — protein MIFTALPVEYEKVERHLEAAGATRSGPDELDGGTRAAVYELSGRVPWRVYLAKTGTGNTTTATAVSSWLAKVQPQAAFFVGIAAGRKDAVPRDVVIAETVYEYQRGKQSEQGFHARPRSWEPPGEVLSTAEQVADQLTPLITGSIHVKPIASGDTVIDSPHAPEHRIIRTHYEDTAAIETEGAGFARAVQSRASTGLKWLVIRGISDLADGHKKGLEAAGGQQDAALNAAHVAVRILLALDIEPSAQPARSTATLSLRMPRKPGKPPSKPKAKVDPGPRPQRRPVASGPGRRRLLWGVPLVATATILAVVALQSCGSGGSTGDDDKPPAASLPACDKADTALHIAASVDKSESLRRAAEDYGPRSGGGACVEVVIDDKNSGEAMRALARGWGENDGPRPDVWSPAGGAWLSLARANAKDETKGLFPEQAEPIVTSPLTIAMPRPMAEVLEWPENGFSWSELADWSRNAKDFWGEKNRDKSEWGDFKLGKTNPEYSTSGLNATIGAFYAATGTSAELSEARLDDSGNRAFIKDIEQSAVHYGDTTLTFTANLRRADETSEDKAMSYISAVTLEESTVAAYNAGYPCGALSDEKVCEKTTKPRTPLVSFYPTDGILFSDHPYIKLNNGMGKAKEAVADDFLTYLHSPETFARDFAPYGFRTHERAVPKNSPLLNQANGILPKTELDPLSTPQDDVLKHLLDIWPAVRRPANVLLVIDTSGSMNDEILSTGESKLQRLKQAETELFSEFTGSDKVGLWKFSDAEDLGGGTDLDYRELVPLGPYHGKVPELLSENFSALEAEGATGLYDTLDAATEAMRAKYDPKAINAIVLLTDGRNEDRGSLTEDELLRHIGDTSQDLVRVFTIAYGSEADERDKEGRSVLERIADAGSGQAYNARDAKTIEKVITSVISNF, from the coding sequence ATGATCTTCACGGCCCTTCCAGTGGAGTACGAGAAAGTCGAACGCCATCTCGAGGCGGCCGGCGCGACGCGCTCCGGTCCCGACGAACTCGACGGCGGTACGCGCGCGGCCGTCTACGAGCTGAGCGGCCGGGTTCCCTGGCGCGTGTATCTGGCCAAGACCGGGACCGGCAACACCACGACCGCCACGGCGGTGAGCAGCTGGCTGGCCAAGGTGCAGCCGCAGGCCGCCTTCTTCGTCGGTATCGCCGCTGGTCGCAAGGACGCCGTTCCCAGGGATGTCGTCATCGCCGAGACCGTGTACGAGTACCAGCGGGGCAAGCAGTCGGAGCAGGGATTCCACGCCCGCCCCAGGAGCTGGGAACCCCCGGGCGAGGTCCTCAGCACCGCGGAACAGGTGGCGGACCAGCTCACCCCGCTGATCACCGGCAGCATCCATGTCAAGCCGATCGCGTCCGGGGACACGGTGATCGACTCCCCGCACGCCCCCGAGCATCGGATCATCCGGACTCATTACGAGGACACGGCGGCGATCGAGACGGAGGGCGCCGGCTTCGCCCGGGCGGTCCAGAGCCGTGCGTCCACGGGGCTCAAGTGGCTCGTCATACGGGGGATCAGCGACCTGGCGGACGGGCACAAGAAGGGTCTGGAGGCGGCCGGCGGGCAGCAGGACGCCGCGCTCAACGCGGCGCACGTGGCCGTCCGTATCCTCCTCGCGCTCGACATCGAGCCGTCCGCTCAGCCCGCTCGCTCCACCGCGACCCTGTCCTTACGGATGCCCCGGAAGCCGGGCAAGCCTCCGTCGAAGCCCAAGGCGAAGGTCGATCCGGGCCCCCGGCCGCAGAGAAGGCCGGTCGCATCCGGGCCCGGCCGGCGTCGGCTGCTGTGGGGAGTTCCGCTGGTCGCCACGGCGACGATCCTCGCGGTCGTGGCCCTGCAGTCCTGCGGCAGTGGTGGCTCGACGGGCGACGACGACAAGCCGCCCGCCGCCTCCCTCCCGGCCTGCGACAAGGCCGACACCGCACTGCACATCGCCGCTTCCGTCGACAAGTCGGAATCGCTGCGGCGCGCCGCGGAGGACTACGGTCCCCGGAGCGGTGGCGGCGCATGCGTGGAGGTCGTCATCGACGACAAGAACTCGGGCGAGGCGATGCGGGCGCTGGCCCGGGGCTGGGGTGAGAACGACGGGCCGCGACCCGACGTATGGTCGCCGGCCGGGGGCGCGTGGCTGTCGTTGGCCCGGGCCAACGCGAAGGACGAGACCAAGGGCCTGTTCCCGGAGCAGGCGGAGCCGATCGTCACGAGTCCGCTCACCATCGCCATGCCGCGGCCGATGGCCGAGGTGCTGGAGTGGCCCGAGAACGGGTTCAGCTGGAGCGAGCTGGCCGACTGGTCGAGAAACGCCAAGGACTTTTGGGGCGAGAAGAACCGAGACAAGTCGGAGTGGGGGGACTTCAAGCTCGGCAAGACCAATCCCGAGTACTCCACCTCCGGACTCAACGCGACCATCGGTGCCTTCTACGCCGCGACCGGCACCAGCGCGGAGCTGAGCGAGGCACGCCTCGACGACTCCGGCAACCGCGCGTTCATCAAGGACATCGAGCAGTCCGCGGTGCACTACGGCGACACCACGCTGACCTTCACCGCCAATCTCCGCCGGGCCGACGAGACGAGCGAGGACAAGGCCATGTCGTACATCTCCGCCGTCACGCTGGAGGAGAGCACGGTGGCGGCCTACAACGCGGGCTACCCCTGTGGCGCGCTCAGTGATGAGAAGGTATGCGAGAAGACCACCAAGCCGAGAACGCCTCTGGTGTCGTTCTATCCGACGGACGGAATCCTGTTCTCCGACCACCCCTACATCAAGCTGAACAACGGCATGGGCAAGGCGAAGGAGGCGGTGGCGGACGACTTCCTCACCTACCTGCACTCCCCCGAGACCTTCGCCCGTGACTTCGCGCCCTACGGCTTCCGCACCCACGAGCGTGCGGTCCCGAAGAACTCCCCGCTGCTCAACCAGGCCAACGGAATCCTGCCGAAAACGGAACTCGACCCCCTGTCCACGCCCCAGGACGACGTCCTCAAGCACCTGCTGGACATCTGGCCGGCGGTGCGCCGGCCGGCCAATGTGCTCCTCGTCATCGACACCTCGGGGTCGATGAACGACGAGATCCTGAGCACGGGGGAGAGCAAACTGCAGCGTCTGAAGCAAGCGGAGACCGAGCTGTTCAGTGAGTTCACCGGGTCGGACAAGGTCGGGCTGTGGAAGTTCTCCGACGCCGAGGACCTGGGTGGCGGAACGGACTTGGACTACCGGGAACTGGTCCCGCTCGGCCCCTACCACGGGAAGGTGCCCGAGCTGCTGTCCGAGAACTTCAGTGCCCTGGAGGCGGAGGGCGCGACCGGCCTCTATGACACCCTCGACGCGGCGACCGAGGCCATGCGGGCGAAGTACGACCCGAAGGCCATCAACGCGATCGTCCTGCTCACCGACGGCCGCAACGAGGACCGCGGCAGTCTGACCGAGGACGAGCTGCTGCGGCACATCGGGGACACGTCACAGGATCTGGTGCGTGTGTTCACCATCGCCTACGGCAGCGAGGCCGACGAGCGCGACAAGGAGGGCAGAAGCGTGCTCGAGCGGATCGCGGACGCCGGCAGCGGGCAGGCGTACAACGCACGCGATGCCAAGACCATCGAGAAGGTGATCACCAGCGTGATCTCCAACTTCTGA
- the htpX gene encoding zinc metalloprotease HtpX encodes MQSRFRSDRGLTARMGVTLFLLGLLYVVFVGALIVLLKSWVLVVVVAAGFLGAQYWFSDRVALFAMRGRVVEREEYPELHGVVDRLSTLADMPKPVVAVSDMDMPNAFATGRNPDHAVVCVTTGLLRRLQPEELEGVLAHELSHVAHKDVAVITVASFLGVIAGLIVRFAFYSQLFGGGRRDQNTAVVFATVMGVSAAVYAISFLLIRALSRYRELAADRAAALLTGRPSALASALTKVSGDIARIPSKDLRTAQAFNAFYFTPALGREPGFARLFSTHPSLEQRIDQLGQISAELGEATAP; translated from the coding sequence ATGCAGAGCCGATTCCGGAGCGATCGGGGGCTGACCGCCCGTATGGGCGTCACCCTGTTCCTGCTCGGACTGCTGTACGTGGTCTTCGTGGGCGCGCTGATCGTGTTGCTGAAGTCGTGGGTGCTGGTCGTGGTGGTCGCCGCGGGGTTCCTCGGGGCGCAGTACTGGTTCTCCGACCGGGTCGCGCTCTTCGCGATGCGCGGGCGGGTCGTGGAGCGAGAGGAGTATCCCGAGCTGCACGGCGTGGTCGACCGGCTGAGCACACTGGCGGACATGCCGAAGCCGGTGGTCGCCGTATCCGATATGGACATGCCCAACGCGTTCGCCACCGGGCGCAATCCCGATCATGCCGTGGTGTGCGTGACCACGGGGCTGCTGCGGCGGCTTCAGCCGGAGGAGCTGGAGGGTGTGCTGGCGCATGAGCTGTCGCATGTGGCGCACAAGGATGTCGCCGTGATCACGGTTGCCTCGTTCCTCGGGGTGATCGCCGGGTTGATCGTGCGGTTCGCCTTCTACAGCCAGTTGTTCGGTGGCGGGCGGCGGGATCAGAACACCGCCGTCGTCTTCGCGACCGTGATGGGGGTGTCGGCGGCCGTGTACGCGATCAGCTTCCTGTTGATCCGGGCCCTGTCCCGGTACCGGGAGCTGGCAGCGGACCGGGCGGCGGCGCTGCTCACCGGGCGGCCCTCGGCGCTGGCCTCCGCGCTCACCAAGGTCTCCGGCGACATCGCCCGTATCCCCAGCAAGGATCTGCGTACGGCACAGGCGTTCAACGCCTTCTACTTCACTCCGGCGCTGGGCCGCGAGCCGGGCTTCGCGCGGCTCTTCTCCACCCACCCGAGCCTGGAGCAGCGGATCGACCAACTGGGGCAGATCTCCGCCGAGTTGGGTGAGGCGACGGCTCCCTGA
- the pspAB gene encoding PspA-associated protein PspAB, with amino-acid sequence MGLLDILLGRTKPVAPDLDRLFGLPSAAVTLEAATGFVPTGSGAVCFATVEGAVFEQTHREVQALLDADAERDGPPVRLTRDGYGYSWLVSERTPDQLPQLVNDLHAVNSSMEVNGFGPQLLCSLAGFRNPGEDRALALVYLYKRGTFYPFAPLPGEGQRRDNALELRVKAMLGNDLRLEEDLSRWFPVWGAPGL; translated from the coding sequence ATGGGACTGCTGGACATTCTGCTCGGCCGTACGAAACCGGTCGCGCCCGATCTGGACCGGCTCTTCGGGCTGCCGTCGGCGGCCGTGACCCTGGAGGCCGCCACCGGCTTCGTGCCGACCGGGAGCGGGGCCGTGTGCTTCGCCACCGTCGAGGGCGCCGTCTTCGAGCAGACGCACCGGGAGGTCCAGGCGCTGCTGGACGCGGACGCCGAGCGCGACGGACCGCCGGTGCGGCTGACCCGGGACGGCTACGGCTACTCCTGGCTGGTCTCCGAACGCACCCCCGACCAGCTCCCTCAGCTGGTCAACGACCTGCACGCGGTGAACAGCTCGATGGAGGTCAATGGCTTTGGTCCGCAGCTGCTGTGCTCCCTCGCCGGCTTTCGGAACCCGGGCGAGGACCGCGCGCTGGCGCTGGTCTACCTCTACAAGCGCGGCACCTTCTACCCCTTCGCGCCGCTGCCCGGCGAGGGGCAGCGGCGCGACAACGCGCTCGAACTCAGGGTGAAGGCAATGCTGGGGAACGATCTGCGGCTGGAGGAGGACCTCAGCCGCTGGTTCCCGGTGTGGGGCGCCCCCGGGCTGTGA
- a CDS encoding DUF1269 domain-containing protein — translation MSDLFVIAYNDVATANQVREKLFELSKQHLVELEDAVVVERHQDGKIKLHQAVSHTAVGAAGGALWGGVIGLLFLAPLLGAAVGAAAGAAGGAVTDTGINDDFMKNLSENLRPGAAALFVLVKKAADDKVIPQLTPYGGKLVQTSLSKADEDHLREAIAVGSRKTQSA, via the coding sequence ATGAGCGATCTCTTCGTCATCGCCTACAACGACGTCGCCACCGCGAACCAGGTCCGCGAGAAGCTGTTCGAGCTGTCCAAGCAGCATCTGGTGGAGCTGGAGGACGCGGTGGTCGTCGAGCGCCACCAGGACGGGAAGATCAAACTGCATCAGGCGGTCAGCCACACGGCCGTCGGCGCGGCCGGGGGTGCGTTGTGGGGCGGTGTGATCGGGTTGCTCTTCCTGGCCCCGCTGCTCGGCGCGGCGGTGGGCGCGGCGGCCGGTGCGGCCGGGGGCGCGGTGACCGACACGGGCATCAACGACGACTTCATGAAGAACCTCAGCGAGAATCTGCGGCCGGGGGCCGCCGCGCTGTTCGTGCTGGTGAAGAAGGCGGCCGACGACAAGGTGATCCCGCAACTGACGCCGTACGGCGGCAAGTTGGTGCAGACCTCGCTTAGCAAGGCGGACGAGGACCATCTGCGGGAGGCCATCGCGGTGGGGTCGCGGAAGACGCAGTCCGCGTGA
- a CDS encoding winged helix DNA-binding domain-containing protein, with the protein MGGDGLRYIGVAERRARLAVRHRLAGEARAGSPEEVAGSLVALHGTDPATVFLAVGARLADPVKTVGATERALYEDRSLVRMHGMRHTVFVFPTELTAVVHASTGLAVAARERASLVKDMAKAGAPDAEWLREVEASALSALARRGEATAAELARDEPRLREQFAYAAGKSYEGVHTVSSRLLRVLGVEGKVVRGRPLGSWTSTQFRWAPAPEHPELDPAGAQAELLRRWLTVCGPATEADLKWWTGWRVTEVRRALAAIGAEAVGLEEGTGYVVAGDAGPVSEPGQPWAALLPGLDPTAMGWQGRDWYLAPSLRAALFDRSGNVGPTVWWDGRVVGGWAQRADGEIVWRVLDPAGVGQEAEAAISAEAERLRGWVGATRVTPRFRTPLQRELAG; encoded by the coding sequence ATGGGTGGCGACGGGCTGCGGTACATCGGGGTGGCCGAGCGGCGGGCGCGGCTGGCGGTACGGCATCGGCTGGCCGGGGAGGCCCGGGCGGGGAGCCCCGAGGAGGTCGCCGGGTCGCTGGTGGCGCTGCACGGTACGGATCCGGCGACGGTGTTTCTCGCCGTGGGTGCGCGGCTTGCCGATCCGGTGAAGACCGTCGGCGCGACGGAGCGGGCGCTGTACGAGGACCGTTCGCTGGTGCGGATGCATGGCATGCGGCACACGGTGTTCGTCTTCCCGACCGAGCTCACCGCCGTCGTGCACGCGTCCACCGGGCTCGCGGTGGCGGCCCGGGAACGCGCCTCGCTGGTCAAGGACATGGCGAAGGCGGGGGCGCCGGACGCGGAGTGGCTGCGGGAGGTTGAGGCGTCGGCTCTGTCCGCGCTGGCGCGGCGCGGGGAGGCGACGGCGGCCGAACTGGCCCGGGACGAGCCGAGGTTGCGGGAGCAGTTCGCGTACGCGGCCGGGAAGAGTTACGAGGGGGTGCACACCGTTTCGTCGCGGCTGCTGAGGGTGTTGGGGGTCGAGGGAAAGGTCGTACGGGGGCGGCCGCTCGGCTCCTGGACCTCGACGCAGTTCCGCTGGGCGCCGGCGCCGGAGCATCCCGAGCTGGATCCTGCCGGGGCGCAGGCGGAGCTGCTGCGGCGGTGGCTGACGGTGTGCGGGCCTGCCACGGAGGCGGATCTGAAGTGGTGGACGGGGTGGCGGGTGACCGAGGTACGGCGGGCGCTGGCGGCGATCGGGGCGGAGGCGGTGGGGCTGGAGGAGGGCACGGGGTACGTCGTCGCCGGTGACGCCGGGCCGGTTTCGGAGCCGGGGCAGCCGTGGGCGGCGCTGTTGCCCGGGCTGGATCCTACGGCGATGGGATGGCAGGGGCGGGATTGGTATCTGGCGCCTTCGCTGCGGGCGGCGTTGTTCGACCGGAGCGGGAATGTGGGCCCGACGGTGTGGTGGGACGGGCGGGTGGTCGGGGGGTGGGCCCAGCGCGCGGACGGGGAGATCGTGTGGCGGGTGCTGGACCCTGCCGGGGTGGGGCAGGAGGCGGAGGCAGCGATCTCGGCCGAGGCGGAGCGGTTGCGGGGGTGGGTGGGGGCGACACGGGTGACTCCGCGGTTCCGGACGCCTCTGCAGCGGGAGTTGGCGGGGTGA
- a CDS encoding arsenate reductase family protein, translated as MEIWINPACSKCRSALTLLDAEGADYTVRRYLEDVPSEDEIRAVLERLGLEPWDITRTQEAVAKELGLKEWARDEDTRERWIAALAAHPKLIQRPIITADDGTAVVARTEEAVQDALSRK; from the coding sequence ATGGAGATCTGGATCAACCCCGCCTGTTCCAAGTGCCGCAGCGCCCTCACCCTCCTCGACGCCGAGGGCGCCGACTACACCGTCCGCCGCTACCTGGAGGACGTTCCGAGCGAGGACGAGATCCGTGCCGTACTGGAGCGACTCGGGCTCGAACCGTGGGACATCACCCGCACCCAGGAGGCCGTGGCCAAGGAGCTCGGGCTGAAGGAGTGGGCGCGGGACGAGGACACGCGGGAGCGGTGGATCGCGGCGCTGGCCGCACACCCCAAGCTCATCCAGCGCCCCATCATCACCGCGGACGACGGCACCGCGGTGGTGGCCCGCACCGAGGAGGCCGTACAGGACGCGCTGTCCCGAAAGTGA